ATGGTAATCTCTATGCAAACAGTGCAGCATTTAACAGGTGATTTACAGAATACAGAAGTTTGGGCAGTTCCTGAAATAAATCCCACACATTCTGAGGATAGATTATATATTTAATCCACAACTAAGCTCTTAACCCCTTCACAGTATTGATTACCATATTGATGTCCTTATTTTCCTTTGGAGACTAAGTCTCACTATGAATGCTGGCCCTTCTTTGTGCATACATTTATCCCAGGATTACAGGCTTGAGTCACCATATGGCTGTACCTGAGTGGTAACTGAAAGTTTTTTACCACATTACTTTTCCCCATTTTATACCCCATTGATAAAGAAATGCCCTCACTCTGTTATAGGATGAGAGGAGAAGTTACTCATGCATCACGACCAGGCTGACAGGGAGACTGGTCTTTGAACTGACAGGGTTGAAGACCTCACACTTATACTCTCCAGCATCCTCGCTCCTGACAGGATCTATTCTGAGTCCACAATTCATGGGGGACAGGGACATCCTCTCTGTGAGCTGCAGACTCTGATTATTGAAGATCCAACGGATGGAGATTCCAATATCAGCTGAGAGGCAACTGAAGAGCACAGAGCTCTGTACTGTGACTGTGGTATCAGAGACTCCCAGCAAGGGCATTGTCACAGGCTCTgtaaagaaacagaggagtggacaCAATGACATTAGTCCTTCAGAGATCTCAACCAGCCCCCCTATAGATTACACTTAATCAAGCCTCCATGGTAGGTAAGTTAGAACTGTGACAATAATCATATCTTCTGCTTTGGATCTGTTCCCCATGGCCTGTGTGATCCTGATTCAAGCACTGTTACCTCTGCCTCCAGTTCACTATAATATGACAAACTGTGCATGATCATTGCCATGTGTATGAGTTAAGGTTAGGTGTGAGCAATGGCCTGACCTTGGGATCTGGGTGAGCTGCTCATATCAACATCATCTGTTACTCTTTGCCTATggaagagaattttttttaaagatttatttatttattatgtatacaatattccgTCTGCATATATTGCTACACCCCAGAaaagggcacaagatctcattacagatgggtgtgagccaccatgttgttgctgggaattgaactcaggacctctggaagagcagtcagtgctcttaacctctgagccatctctccagccccggaagagaattttttaaactCAACCTCTTAGGACAGGGAGCTGCCTGGAGAAATGTCCCTTCTGTGCCTTCTCCTGAGGACCTGACACTCCTCTGAAGTCTCCCAAGACCATCAGAAGAGATGGATTATGTCCTGATTCCTGTCCACTGAGACTCACTCAGGAGGAGATGCCATTTGACCTATGAACTGCAGCTGTCACAGCAGTGCACAGCTGGCTCCACGCTCTATAGGACTTGGACAGTCAGTAAAGCCTTGTTCCCTCTCAGCTCTGACAGGAAGTCAAATTATAGCCTTGAGGAGATGCTCTCTAGGGTCAACTAAAGTTGAGTCTATGACAGAAGTCTGGAGCCAGTGCTTCTTCCCTTACTGTAtagtaagctgggcagtggtaagTGGGTATCTACAGACTAAAAGAAAGGGTCGAAGGGAAGAGAGACAAATTTACAAATATGGAGATATATATTGTCTTTGGTAAAAAGGTAGAGCCCTGCATACTGAGAAGCTTAGGTGCATCAGTCAGTGAGGTAGGTAACAGTACCTGCACAACTCAGATGAATAAGAAAATTACCTCCATGACCTCAGTGCATCTGAATGAGCCATACCCTCTGTGTAAAATCTCTCCCCAGATGTCTTCATGTTCACTGTCCTCACATGCCTGCTCACACACAGAATATGTGTGTGATGGGAGTGCCTTCTCCCACTTCTTCCTCTACAGACTGAGTCTTCACCTTCTGACCTCTTTGATCTTTTCCCTCTCTGGATGCAGTCAACCCCCGACTTCACTTAAAGATGGACGTCCTGGTCTGTATTTTAATCCACTAGAGATGGGGCTTTGTTAGGAAAAACTAGTTTGATCTTTCTAGAAAGTCCAGTGCCTGGAAAGGCTCAGATATATGTGAGAGGATAAAATAACGAATGTCCCAGGACCTTGAATATCCAGGTGTTTATGAAATTCTCCTATTTGGAGCTACTGAAAACTAGTTAAATCTCTAGTGTACATTGCTATGCATGTGTGGGGAGTGGGCATGGATGGTTATGGGTGTGGGTGTTTGTGCAGGTGTATGCCatcctatgtgtgtgcatgggtacaaGTCACAGCACCTACACTGAAGTCAAGGGACAACTTAATGGTCCTGCctgtgtcttctctgtgtgtAAGTTTCAGTCCTCCAGACCACACAGTGAGCACAAGGCTGGTGATCATATCTGTGCCTTAGGACAACAACAACTCACCCCAGGGCTGTCCTCTGCTGTGTTCTCCCAACAGGTCCTCTGTAACACAGAATCCTAAATGAGCACCTAGTCTGCCCTGTGTTTTCAATGCTCTGAGAAGGTGAAATTGGCTCCCATGGGAAGgtgacacagaaacacacttcGGGGTGTTGTGTGGACTTCACCTGTTGTCTAGTGGTTACTAAGGGACCTGTAGCTTAAGTCTGGGTGCTGTCCAGTTCAGCAACTCTGTCACCGTTTGCCTATAGGGGAGAAAGTCTCCGGTAGGAACCCCAGAAGACAAGAAAGTCCAAGGAGGACATGTGTTCTCTGTTCCTCTTCTGGGGACTCTGAGCTTCCTGTGAGGTCACATAGTCCATCAGGACAGTTAGTTAATGGCATAGGCTCCTGACCAGCTATTCTCTCACTGCTGAGTCTCTGGAGATGTGCAGGTAGCCTAGCCCAACTGTGACTTACAAGGAAGTACACTGGCTGCTTCCACATACCAATAAAGCCTTGTTCCCTGGCAGTTCTAACAGGAAGTCAAAATGGAGAAGTGACCAAAAGCTCCCCAGTGTCCTCTGGAGTCTAGCCAGAACAGAGATTTGCAGCCAGGGCTTCCTGGTTCCATGGCTTCCTCATCTAGGACCTGCCTGATTCCCACAGTATCATTCTCAGGGATGTCTGTATAGTAAGAGATCCATGTATCTGGCCTTTAGCTGAATTTCTGGGACTCAGTTTACCCAGCACAGGACATCCTCTCTGCAGATAAATACAGGTGACAGGTTCTGATTTATTCCTGTTTATCTACCCTATGTGTGTCCTGCAATAAGGGCCTAAAGACAAGATTGGGGACACAATGCAGTGGTGGAGAGAGAGCGGGAAAAGCCCAGTTCTGACAGTTCAGTGTATAAAGTAGGATAAGCTACACCCAGCAGCTGCAGGCCATAGAGAGTCACTTACTGTTCACATGGAATTGCACGTGTGTCGTCACACTTCCCGAAACTCTGTTTAAAATTTGAAGTGTGTAATAGCCTGGGTCTTTTACAGTGACATCTTGGAGCAGCAGGGATCCGTTGGTGTACACTGTCTCTCTTCCACTGTGTTCAAGCCCCTGGGTGATGGAATTTCTGGTTCTGCTGTATTCTGCGATTTTAAAGACAGGACTGATATACACTCCTTTGTACCAGGAAAAGGCTTGCAGATCTTCCGGCAGATTATGGACTTGGAGAAGAACGCTTTCCCCTTCGATAGCATTCCGTGGCACTGGTTCTATGGTGAGTGGGCCAGAAGGGAGAGGGTTGCAGCAAGTACAAGAGGAAgctggaaggaaaaagagaaaaagccatCCTATGGGATCGTCATGCTTGGTGGAAAGAAGGCGACCTCTGTCCTGAGCAGATGGGTTCATCACTCAGCCTAGAGATGCAGTTGTGGGTGTGTCTATCCCACTTTTGTGGGAGGTCAGCAACATGACTTCCAGTCCCTCTGTACCCTAAATATGTCATTTCTCTCCATGGAACTCTCCCCTCAGGTGTTTACATGGCTGCCCCTCACTGCCCTCAGTCAGACattgtgcacactcatgcacactgaGGTTTGAGATGATGTCTCCTCTGACCTTTTTCTCTTCATACCCTGGATCTTCCCTTTCTGACTTTTTTCCCAGTTTCCTTTGTGGCTTCAGTCAACCTCTGACTTCACCTTCTAGATGTCCTTGCTGCTCTGCCCTGAAGCCTCCAGGACTAGGACTGGATGAAGGCAGGAGCACTATGGTCTTCTTGGCAGGCTCAGGTATTGGAAAAGCCTGAGGATTAGACTGGctggctttatgtcaacttgacgcaagctaGAGTCAATTAGATAGTGGGAGCCTCAAATAAAAATGCCAACAACAGACTGGCCTGTTGGAAAatcagtaggatttttttttattgttgattgATGCTGGAAGGTCCAACCCAATGAGACCACTTCCATTTCTGGGCTAGTGATCCTAGATGACATAAGACAGCAGGCTCCAAAAGCCATGAGGAGCATGCCAgggagcagcactcctccattctctctgcttccattcctgGCTTTTATTTAAGAAACTTTCCTGTTCAGAGCTACTAAATGCCACAGTTTGACATGCACTGCAAAAAAACCATCATTCCCTGTCAACTCTGAGAGGAAGTAACATACCATACCAGATAAATGCTCCCCAGGTTCACATGTAGTTGAGTAGGAGATGACAGGGACCAGGACTTCCTGGGACTCACATCTCTGTGAGGTTGCTATGGTTTCCTCACATGTATGACTAGAGCCTCAGGAGACTGAGCTGACTCTGACATCTGGGCTGAGTTACTTTCTATCACGTTCTTCCTTAATACAAAGGGGAGCCAGACAATGGAGCCTGATCTATGGTCTTTAGTCTCCACCATGTGTTTCCTGCACTAAGTGCTCAAACCCCTACATGGGGACACATTGCAGAGAAGAGGTTGTCACAGGCCAGGCATGACAATCCTGTGTGTCTCACCCCCACCTGACACAGAGGATGACCACAGAGAATCACTTACGGTCCACCTGGAGTTGCACATGTGCTGATTCTACTTTCACACCTCTACTCATAGTCCGTAGGGTGTAGAATCCCATGTCTTCACATGTGACATTGTGGAGCAGCAGAGATCCATTGCTATACACTGTCTCTCTACCGCTGTGTGCAGGGCCCAGCATACTTGAATTCTTCTCTGCTATGTGTCTGGCGACTTCCAATTTCTTGAAATAAATCACACCTTTGTACCAGAAAAGGACTCGAAGATTCTCTGGGAGATTGTGAACAAGTAGAAGAACGCTTGACCCTTCTGCAACCCTGGGTGGAACTGATTCGATAGTGAGCCGGGCAGAGGTGTGAGGGCACCCATGGGTGAATAAGTTGtctagaaggaaagagaaagatccAACAATATTAATACCTTTGTATTTGGCCAAAAAGGGGCCCTGAGAAGGTGTGTCCATTGTTCAGCCTAGGTTCATGGGTGCTTGTCTCCCTGTCCTACTTGCTGGAGGTCAGTAGGGGTGATCTGTGTATTCCCAGAGTCCCTGACTTGTCATTCCCACCATATGGCACTATTTCCTCAGGTGTCAACATTTCTCCAGCTCACTGccatcagatccctgctcacatTTACAGTGGAGTGCTGTTGGCCTGATGTCTGCCTGACCAACCTCTTCCCTACAGACCCTGTGTCTTCACTCTCTGACCCTTCCTGCCACTTTCTATTCCTCTTGTGGTTCCAGTCAATAGCTGACTTCACCTTCTAGCTTCTTTACTGGCCTGTCAGTCAATAAGCAATGGGGTTTTATGATAACTGAGATTTTCTTATCTTTTGAAAGAAGTACTGCCCATAAAATCTCAAATACCTgtggaaaatgaatgaatgatgtccCAGGACCCTGTATGCCTAGGGAATTATTTAAGAAATTCATAGGTTTGGGGGTACAGAGTTCAATTTTTCCATTTGCTATAATTTTTTACACTcacttgtatttgtgtgtgagattGTGTGCAAGAGCTTATCTCAGGGTGTGTGGGTGAATGTGGGACAGGTACCTATATGGAGTTGAGAGGACAGTTGTGTTCATTGCTTCTCAGGGTGAGAGACAATGAAGCAAATGCCTATATTCCCTCAGTCATATCACTGATCAACACCAGCttgattttttaatataacaaGTCACAGCTAAGAACATCAGTCTTCAGAATATGGTGGTCATAGTGAATAAATTTGGgtattcatttactttctttgGTAACCATTTCTTGTTCACTGAGAGCTTCCTGCAACTGAGCCTCTGTCTGGACCTGTGTCTTCTCACCTACAGACCCCGAGACTCATCTCAGCTTCTTTTCCCCCTTAGGAGACTCCAGAGAGTAGGTGAGCCCTCTCCTCTCACAAACCGTTAACTCATGATCTCCTCCCCTGTGAGCTGGGGCTCCTGAGCGTCTGACATGTTGCAGAGAGGGACAGGGGTACCTCCATTGTCTCAATGGGCTTATCTGTTCTTGTCCTGAGTCACCTCTGCTTCAGCACAGTCGCCAAGATTTCTGGTCCTTTCCCCTTCTAGCTGAGCCTCCTTTCAGGAAGGAGCACCTCCCAGAGTCCCATGGGTTGTGAGGGTGTTTCTGTTCAAAACCATGCTCTGCCCCTCCACTCTCAGTCCTGTCTCTATCCACCTCTCTCTTAATGGTTCAGTCCTGCACACCACACAGTGATCAAAAGAGCTAATGAGCATCTCTGTGCCCTGAGAGAACAGCAGCTCACCCTGGTGCTGTCTTCGGCTATGTCCTGGCCCTGGGTCTATCAGAATCAAGAGAGGGCCTCTGTACTCCCTGTGTGACAAAGAAACCCAGCTGGGCCCCCAGTTTGCCCTATGTTCTCAATGCTCTGGAAAGATGGAACTTGACCTAAGCAAGAAAGTGGTGGAGATGTGTGTAAAGCTTCAAAGAACTATTTGAGTGATGCATGGAGAAGAGGACAGATTCATTATCACAGCAGTCCTCAGTCAGGATGCTGACCCAGGACAAAGGCCCGAGAGCAGATGTGTCAGGAGCCTCACATTCTCGTTGTGTGGGAGGAGGTGACATGCATCCTATAAAGAGAGCTCTGGGCTTCACCACCTCATGAAGGATTTTATGATGATGGTCCTACTTCCTTTGCTGAATGAACTGTGTGATGAGTCTGCCCATGGCCTCTTGGATGCCTTGGGCCTCTGTCTAGGTGAATCCCATGGGATAACCTACCTTTcccaaaggaaatgaataaagggGGAACTGAACATGAACCCCTGGCAGGGTATCAGACACAAAAAGGAGCCAGAAGGTCTGGGAACACTGTGACACTGACCTCCAGGTCTGTAGGACAGGAGTAAAAGTCAAGAAACAAGTTCCTAGTTAGGTAAATGTTTTCCCCAAGTGTTGATTGTGTGTCCTGATGCTCCCCCTGTTGATCACTGGGGGAACTGCAGCTCACATCTGGGGAGCTGTGCATCTCAGTAGAGCCTGTAGCCATTTCCCTGCAGGAGAGAATTCCCTGAGGTGGACCCCAGAGGACAAGAACTTGTCAAGAGCACCTGTGTCCTCAGTCCCTCTTCTTTGTGATGCTGACCTTCCCTTGAAGTCTCATAAGCCCATCAGGATGGTTAATGGCCTAGGTACCTGTCAAGCTACGCTGTCCTTGATGAGTCTCTGGAGATGTCCAGGGGATCTAGCCTAACTGTGGCTTTCCAGACAGTGCACTAGCTGGTTCCAGAGAGCACAAGACTTTGACTAGTAGAAAACTCTGTTCCTGACCATAAGGAAGTCAAAATACAACCTTTGAAAAATGTTTCTCTgccctggcagtggtggcgcacacctttaatcccagcactctggattcagatccaggcggatctctgtgagttcaaggccagcctggtctagagagcgagatccaggacaggcacctaaactacacagagaaagcctgtctcaaaaaattaaaaaaaaaaaaaaagaatgaaaatcacTTACTGTACATACAGAGGTCCTTGCTTCCACTTGTCTGCAAGGACTCAGATCTACTGCAGTCATTCTCCACCTTGCATGTCTTGCACTCAAACCCCAACATGGGGAcacatgcagagggaagatagGCACAGGCCAAGGCTGAAGATTCCGAGTGTGTCCACTAGAATAGCCCCACCCAGTACCTAGAGTTCAATAAGAATCACTTACTGTGcaggttggtggtggtgcacacctttaatcccagcactctggattcagatccaggcggatctctgtgagttcaaggccagcctgtgctacagagtgagttccaggacaggctcaaaagtcacacagagaaaccctgtcttgaaaaacaaagcaaaacaaaacaaaacaaaagatcacTTACTGTACACATGGAGGTACATGGTTGTTATTGATACAGTTCGTCCATGTCTATTTATAGTCTCTAGGGTGTAGAATCCTGTGTCCTTATGGGTGACATTCTGAATCCACAGGGATCCATTGCGGTACACTGTCTCTCTACCAACGTGTACAGGCCCCGGCACAAATAAATTGGTGTTCAGTGCATAGAGTGCAATTCTGTGTTTCGTTTTTGTCAGCCTTTTGAACCAAGCAAAGGCTAGAAGATTCTCTGGCAGATTGTGGACATGTAGAAGGACATTGTCTCCTTCGAACACATTGAGTGGCACTGATTCAATGGTGACTTTAGCAGTGGTGGCTAAATGACAGCAGATTAAAAGGGAGgctagaaggaaagagagagaaacataaataTTGAGTGAATGTGATCATGACTCAGCTTAGGTGTATGAGTAGGGCTGTGAGCACACTCCTTGATGGAAGTGTACAACATGACCTCCAATCCCTCTGAGTCTCTTATGGAGTCTTTTCCTCACTATGAAATAATTTCCTCACTTGTCTGTCTGCTCCCCCTACAAGTGTCCCCATATCCCTCCTGACTTAAAGAGTATTTGGTGTGAGGAAGCCACTCTGACCTCCTCCTCTAGAGGGTCCTCATGTTCTGactcttttctctgttctctctgtgtgtcaacTCCTGACATCAGCTTCTCCATACACTGACTTACAGTCTGATAGAACCATGGCTTCTGGGAACAGGGATTAGTGTGACCTTCAGGAAGATTCATTTCCTGAAAAAGATTCAGGCACCATTACAGAAAGGAGTGAAAGAAGGAACATAGGAAGGTAGGAAGTAAGGATGTCTCCGTGGTATTATCTACATAGGTCATGGTTTGGAGTGAATGGCATTAATTATAATCaagtttggtttaattttttagatgtatttatatactgtgtatatatttctgAAGGCACATGtctcagtgtgcatgtgtgcagatccATGCCAGAGCCCCTACG
The nucleotide sequence above comes from Peromyscus maniculatus bairdii isolate BWxNUB_F1_BW_parent chromosome 1, HU_Pman_BW_mat_3.1, whole genome shotgun sequence. Encoded proteins:
- the LOC143272122 gene encoding pregnancy-specific glycoprotein 22-like isoform X1; this encodes MEVSSVIPCKGWTSWQGFLLIASLLICCHLATTAKVTIESVPLNVFEGDNVLLHVHNLPENLLAFAWFKRLTKTKHRIALYALNTNLFVPGPVHVGRETVYRNGSLWIQNVTHKDTGFYTLETINRHGRTVSITTMYLHVYNNLFTHGCPHTSARLTIESVPPRVAEGSSVLLLVHNLPENLRVLFWYKGVIYFKKLEVARHIAEKNSSMLGPAHSGRETVYSNGSLLLHNVTCEDMGFYTLRTMSRGVKVESAHVQLQVDPSSCTCCNPLPSGPLTIEPVPRNAIEGESVLLQVHNLPEDLQAFSWYKGVYISPVFKIAEYSRTRNSITQGLEHSGRETVYTNGSLLLQDVTVKDPGYYTLQILNRVSGSVTTHVQFHVNKDLLGEHSRGQPWEPVTMPLLGVSDTTVTVQSSVLFSCLSADIGISIRWIFNNQSLQLTERMSLSPMNCGLRIDPVRSEDAGEYKCEVFNPVSSKTSLPVSLVVMHE
- the LOC143272122 gene encoding pregnancy-specific glycoprotein 22-like isoform X2 codes for the protein MEVSSVIPCKGWTSWQGFLLIASLLICCHLATTAKVTIESVPLNVFEGDNVLLHVHNLPENLLAFAWFKRLTKTKHRIALYALNTNLFVPGPVHVGRETVYRNGSLWIQNVTHKDTGFYTLETINRHGRTVSITTMYLHVYNNLFTHGCPHTSARLTIESVPPRVAEGSSVLLLVHNLPENLRVLFWYKGVIYFKKLEVARHIAEKNSSMLGPAHSGRETVYSNGSLLLHNVTCEDMGFYTLRTMSRGVKVESAHVQLQVDPSSCTCCNPLPSGPLTIEPVPRNAIEGESVLLQVHNLPEDLQAFSWYKGVYISPVFKIAEYSRTRNSITQGLEHSGRETVYTNGSLLLQDVTVKDPGYYTLQILNRVSGSVTTHVQFHVNKPVTMPLLGVSDTTVTVQSSVLFSCLSADIGISIRWIFNNQSLQLTERMSLSPMNCGLRIDPVRSEDAGEYKCEVFNPVSSKTSLPVSLVVMHE